In Phyllostomus discolor isolate MPI-MPIP mPhyDis1 chromosome 2, mPhyDis1.pri.v3, whole genome shotgun sequence, the following are encoded in one genomic region:
- the CNPY2 gene encoding protein canopy homolog 2, whose amino-acid sequence MKGWGWLALLLGALLGTAWARRSQDLHCGACRALVDELEWEIAQVDPKKTIQMGSFRINPDGSQSVVEVPYARSEAHLTELLEEVCDRMKEYGEQIDPSTHRKNYVRVVSRNGESSKLDLQGIRIDSDISGTLKFVCESIVEEYEDELIEFFSREADNVKDKLCSKRTDLCDHALHISHDEL is encoded by the exons ATGAAAGGCTGGGGTTGGCTGGCCCTGCTTCTGGGGGCCCTGCTGGGAACTGCCTGGGCTCGGAGGAGCCAGGATCTACATTGTGGAg CTTGCAGGGCTCTGGTGGATGAACTGGAGTGGGAAATTGCCCAGGTGGATCCCAAGAAGACCATTCAGATGGGCTCTTTCCGAATCAATCCAGATGGCAGCCAGTCAGTGGTGGAG GTGCCTTACGCCCGCTCAGAGGCCCACCTCACAGAGCTGCTAGAGGAAGTATGTGACCGGATGAAGGAGTACGGGGAACAGATTGACCCTTCCACCCACCGCAAGAATTATGTACGTGTAGTGAGCCGAAATGGAGAATCCAGTAAACTGGATCTACAGGGCATCCGAATTGATTCAGACATCAGTGGCACCCTCAAATTTGTG TGTGAGAGCATTGTGGAGGAATATGAGGATGAACTCATTGAATTCTTTTCCCGAGAGGCTGACAATGTTAAAGACAAACTTTGTAGTAAGAGGACAG ATCTCTGTGACCATGCCCTGCACATATCGCACGACGAGCTGTGA